One genomic region from Candidatus Hydrogenedentota bacterium encodes:
- a CDS encoding glycosyltransferase family 4 protein gives MRIALVDLLFSWPPNGGADVDLYNLAQGLARLGHDVQVIFVNDPASWERGSINAGTLPFPVLGVSGARKHFTRQSLPRRIREAVDLWRPEVVFLGDGFHMKPYVGLALADYPLVVRYYAYEMACLRDILHYKDGAPCPNHFLKTNDACRACALPHLAGEIKSGRPHAWAQEYLDARAYEPGYADVVRAFLKKVTTAVVYNQTMKDLLSWHCGDIQVIPGGVDAGRFRFEPPEKKGPKDIKHILMTGRAEDPMKGFNVLAEAGERLLRQRSDFRIQVTLPEETSVPPFVRAVGWHAHEALAPLYRQSDICVAPSIWREPFGMVALEAMATGRPVCASRTGGLQEIVTHMKTGFLFEPGDAEDLAKQLELLLDNPELRLRMGIAAQDRVDEEYTWAQITLRKYFPVLERARRRAQDGR, from the coding sequence ATGCGCATAGCTCTGGTGGACCTGCTGTTTTCGTGGCCGCCGAATGGCGGCGCGGATGTGGATCTGTACAATCTCGCCCAGGGCCTCGCGCGCCTGGGGCACGACGTACAGGTCATTTTCGTAAACGACCCCGCATCGTGGGAGCGCGGCTCGATCAATGCCGGCACCCTGCCCTTTCCCGTGCTCGGGGTCTCCGGCGCGCGGAAGCACTTCACGCGACAGTCCCTTCCCCGCCGCATCCGCGAGGCGGTGGACCTGTGGCGGCCCGAGGTGGTCTTTCTGGGCGACGGCTTTCACATGAAGCCCTATGTGGGCCTGGCGCTGGCCGATTACCCCCTCGTGGTGCGCTACTATGCCTACGAAATGGCTTGTCTGCGCGATATTCTCCACTACAAGGACGGCGCGCCCTGTCCCAATCATTTTCTCAAGACCAACGACGCCTGCCGGGCCTGCGCTCTGCCCCATCTCGCGGGGGAAATCAAGAGCGGCCGTCCCCACGCCTGGGCGCAGGAATATCTGGACGCGCGGGCCTATGAGCCGGGCTATGCCGATGTGGTCCGGGCTTTCCTGAAAAAGGTCACCACGGCCGTGGTTTACAACCAGACCATGAAGGATCTCCTGAGCTGGCACTGCGGCGATATCCAGGTGATTCCGGGCGGCGTGGATGCGGGCCGCTTCCGCTTCGAGCCGCCGGAGAAGAAGGGACCAAAGGATATAAAGCACATTCTGATGACGGGGCGTGCGGAAGATCCGATGAAGGGTTTCAATGTGCTGGCCGAAGCGGGTGAGCGCCTGCTGCGCCAGCGGAGTGACTTCCGCATCCAGGTGACGCTACCGGAGGAAACGTCCGTGCCCCCATTCGTGCGGGCCGTGGGCTGGCACGCCCATGAGGCGCTGGCGCCGCTGTATCGGCAATCCGACATCTGCGTGGCGCCGAGCATCTGGCGGGAACCCTTCGGCATGGTGGCGCTCGAAGCCATGGCCACGGGCCGCCCCGTATGCGCCAGTCGCACCGGCGGTCTTCAGGAAATCGTGACCCATATGAAGACCGGATTTCTCTTCGAGCCGGGCGACGCCGAGGATCTCGCGAAGCAACTGGAGTTGCTCCTGGACAATCCCGAGTTGCGCCTGCGCATGGGCATTGCCGCGCAGGATCGGGTGGATGAGGAGTACACCTGGGCCCAGATCACCTTGAGAAAGTATTTCCCCGTGCTGGAACGGGCCCGGAGGCGTGCGCAGGATGGCCGCTGA